A window of the Brassica oleracea var. oleracea cultivar TO1000 chromosome C1, BOL, whole genome shotgun sequence genome harbors these coding sequences:
- the LOC106306184 gene encoding nuclear poly(A) polymerase 4 isoform X4, translating into MMVGTQSVNSPKSYGITKPLSLAGPSAADFKRNLELEKFLVDEGLYESEEDTMRREEVLGRIDQIVKHWVKQLTQQRGYTDQMVEDANAVIFTFGSYRLGVHGPGADIDTLCVGPSYVNREEDFFMFLHDMLAEMEEVTELQPVPDAHVPVMKFKFQGISIDLLYASISRLVVPQDLDISNSSVLCDVDEPTVRSLNGCRVADQILKLVPNFEHFRTTLRCLKYWAKRRGVYSNVTGFLGGVNWALLVARVCQLYPNAIPSMLVSRFFRVYTQWRWPNPVMLCAIEEDELGFPVWDPRKNHRDRYHLMPIITPAYPCMNSSYNVSQSTLRVMTEQFQFGNNILQEIELNKQHWSSLFEQYMFFEAYKNYLQVDIVAADAEDLLAWKGWVESRFRQLTLKIERDTNGMLMCHPQPNEYVDASREFLHCAFFMGLQRAEGVGGQECQQFDIRGTVEEFRQEVNMYMFWKPGMDVYVSHVRRRQLPSFVFPVGYRRPRPSRHQNQPGGRTGEDGTVSNSVVERHVKRKNDNEMMDARPEKPEKRASLSPHSLDIVSPDNSAITTGCTPPLCNLRRSPGEGIEAANLNTDSPELANLARDECNSGSEQALEVDSMALVQECSDPAEAFGKCVTPDSSDVIGQEENLDRDLKSGSISVADEVERESKSCGGTRITGEIAESVQLGRSCGQNRDYEEFEFAATKPDPFVGKGNLYSQSGIPEDLQSNSLVSGMEKAEDGASNRLSLKSTV; encoded by the exons ATGATGGTGGGTACTCAATCGGTGAATTCCCCTAAGAGCTATGGAATCACGAAGCCTCTCTCGCTTGCTGGCCCTTCCGCTGCTGATTTCAAGCGTAACCTCGAGCTCGAGAAG TTCTTGGTTGACGAGGGACTTTATGAGAGCGAGGAGGATACTATGCGGAGAGAGGAAGTTCTCGGGCGCATTGATCAG ATTGTGAAGCACTGGGTGAAGCAGTTAACCCAGCAGAGAGGCTATACGGACCAAATGGTGGAGGATGCAAATGCTGTTATTTTCACCTTTGGTTCTTACCGACTTGGA GTACATGGGCCTGGGGCTGACATTGACACTTTGTGTGTTGGGCCATCTTATGTTAACCGGGAG GAGGATTTCTTTATGTTCTTGCATGATATGTTGGCTGAAATGGAAGAAGTGACTGAACTTCAACCTGTTCCCGACGCTCATGTTCCGGTCATGAAATTTAAGTTTCAAGGAATATCGATTGATCTGCTCTACGCTAGCATATCTCGTTTAGTTGTGCCACAG GATCTCGATATATCCAACTCTTCTGTGCTTTGTGATGTTGATGAGCCAACCGTCAGGAGTCTTAATGGTTGTAGAGTTGCTGATCAGATTCTTAAACTCGTTCCAAATTTTGAG CACTTTCGGACAACATTAAGATGCCTGAAGTACTGGGCTAAGAGGCGTGGAGTCTATTCGAAT GTGACTGGATTTCTGGGCGGTGTAAACTGGGCACTTTTGGTAGCTCGTGTGTGCCAGCTCTATCCAAATGCAATTCCTAGTATGCTTGTTTCTCGGTTTTTCAGAGTATATACTCAGTGGCGTTGGCCAAACCCGGTTATGCTTTGTGCTATTGAAGAGGATGAGCTTGGATTTCCTGTTTGGGACCCTCGCAAGAACCATCGCGATCGCTATCACCTTATGCCAATAATCACTCCAGCTTACCCATGCATGAATTCTAGTTACAATGTCTCTCAAAGCACTCTTCGCGTTATGACAGAGCAATTCCAGTTTGGTAACAATATCTTGCAA GAGATTGAATTAAATAAACAACACTGGAGCTCTTTATTTGAACAATATATGTTCTTCGAGGCATATAAAAACTACCTGCAGGTTGATATAGTAGCAGCAGATGCAGAGGATTTATTGGCTTGGAAGGGTTGGGTTGAGTCACGGTTCAGACAGCTGACCTTAAAG ATAGAAAGAGATACAAACGGAATGTTAATGTGCCATCCCCAACCAAATGAGTATGTCGACGCGTCTAGGGAGTTTCTGCACTGTGCCTTTTTCATGGGCTTGCAAAGGGCAGAGGGAGTTGGTGGTCAAGAGTGTCAGCAGTTTGATATCCGTGGAACGGTCGAGGAGTTCAGACAAGAAGTAAACATGTATATGTTCTGGAAGCCTGGGATGGATGTGTATGTTTCTCATGTTCGTAGACGGCAGCTTCCATCTTTTGTTTTCCCAGTTGGATACAGAAGGCCACGGCCTTCTAGGCACCAGAATCAACCGGGTGGAAGAACTGGTGAAGATGGTACAGTTTCCAATTCTGTGGTGGAGAGGCATGTGAAGAGAAAGAACGATAATGAAATGATGGATGCTCGGCCAGAGAAACCTGAGAAGCGTGCATCTCTTAGTCCACACAGTTTAGACATTGTTTCTCCTGACAATAGTGCTATCACTACTGGTTGTACCCCTCCTTTATGCAACCTTAGAAGGTCACCTGGTGAGGGAATTGAGGCTGCAAATTTGAACACTGATAGTCCTGAACTCGCAAACCTTGCTCGAGATGAGTGTAACTCTGGCAGCGAGCAAGCTCTGGAAGTAGATAGTATGGCTCTTGTTCAGGAATGCTCTGATCCAGCTGAGGCTTTTGGAAAGTGTGTGACACCTGATTCTAGTGATGTGATAGGTCAGGAAGAAAACTTAGATCGTGATTTGAAGTCTGGATCGATCAGTGTTGCCGATGAAGTTGAGAGGGAATCGAAGTCGTGTGGTGGTACGCGGATAACTGGGGAAATTGCGGAGAGTGTTCAGCTGGGTAGATCTTGCGGGCAGAACCGTGATTACGAG GAATTCGAGTTTGCTGCTACGAAGCCAGATCCTTTTGTGGGAAAGGGAAACTTGTACTCTCAAAGTGGCATACCTGAAGATCTTCAG TCAAACTCTTTGGTCAGCGGGATGGAGAAGGCAGAAGACGGAGCTAG CAACAGGTTGAGCTTAAAGTCCACTGTGTGA
- the LOC106306184 gene encoding nuclear poly(A) polymerase 4 isoform X3: protein MMVGTQSVNSPKSYGITKPLSLAGPSAADFKRNLELEKFLVDEGLYESEEDTMRREEVLGRIDQIVKHWVKQLTQQRGYTDQMVEDANAVIFTFGSYRLGVHGPGADIDTLCVGPSYVNREEDFFMFLHDMLAEMEEVTELQPVPDAHVPVMKFKFQGISIDLLYASISRLVVPQDLDISNSSVLCDVDEPTVRSLNGCRVADQILKLVPNFEHFRTTLRCLKYWAKRRGVYSNVTGFLGGVNWALLVARVCQLYPNAIPSMLVSRFFRVYTQWRWPNPVMLCAIEEDELGFPVWDPRKNHRDRYHLMPIITPAYPCMNSSYNVSQSTLRVMTEQFQFGNNILQEIELNKQHWSSLFEQYMFFEAYKNYLQVDIVAADAEDLLAWKGWVESRFRQLTLKIERDTNGMLMCHPQPNEYVDASREFLHCAFFMGLQRAEGVGGQECQQFDIRGTVEEFRQEVNMYMFWKPGMDVYVSHVRRRQLPSFVFPVGYRRPRPSRHQNQPGGRTGEDGTVSNSVVERHVKRKNDNEMMDARPEKPEKRASLSPHSLDIVSPDNSAITTGCTPPLCNLRRSPGEGIEAANLNTDSPELANLARDECNSGSEQALEVDSMALVQECSDPAEAFGKCVTPDSSDVIGQEENLDRDLKSGSISVADEVERESKSCGGTRITGEIAESVQLGRSCGQNRDYEEFEFAATKPDPFVGKGNLYSQSGIPEDLQSNSLVSGMEKAEDGASSNRLSLKSTV from the exons ATGATGGTGGGTACTCAATCGGTGAATTCCCCTAAGAGCTATGGAATCACGAAGCCTCTCTCGCTTGCTGGCCCTTCCGCTGCTGATTTCAAGCGTAACCTCGAGCTCGAGAAG TTCTTGGTTGACGAGGGACTTTATGAGAGCGAGGAGGATACTATGCGGAGAGAGGAAGTTCTCGGGCGCATTGATCAG ATTGTGAAGCACTGGGTGAAGCAGTTAACCCAGCAGAGAGGCTATACGGACCAAATGGTGGAGGATGCAAATGCTGTTATTTTCACCTTTGGTTCTTACCGACTTGGA GTACATGGGCCTGGGGCTGACATTGACACTTTGTGTGTTGGGCCATCTTATGTTAACCGGGAG GAGGATTTCTTTATGTTCTTGCATGATATGTTGGCTGAAATGGAAGAAGTGACTGAACTTCAACCTGTTCCCGACGCTCATGTTCCGGTCATGAAATTTAAGTTTCAAGGAATATCGATTGATCTGCTCTACGCTAGCATATCTCGTTTAGTTGTGCCACAG GATCTCGATATATCCAACTCTTCTGTGCTTTGTGATGTTGATGAGCCAACCGTCAGGAGTCTTAATGGTTGTAGAGTTGCTGATCAGATTCTTAAACTCGTTCCAAATTTTGAG CACTTTCGGACAACATTAAGATGCCTGAAGTACTGGGCTAAGAGGCGTGGAGTCTATTCGAAT GTGACTGGATTTCTGGGCGGTGTAAACTGGGCACTTTTGGTAGCTCGTGTGTGCCAGCTCTATCCAAATGCAATTCCTAGTATGCTTGTTTCTCGGTTTTTCAGAGTATATACTCAGTGGCGTTGGCCAAACCCGGTTATGCTTTGTGCTATTGAAGAGGATGAGCTTGGATTTCCTGTTTGGGACCCTCGCAAGAACCATCGCGATCGCTATCACCTTATGCCAATAATCACTCCAGCTTACCCATGCATGAATTCTAGTTACAATGTCTCTCAAAGCACTCTTCGCGTTATGACAGAGCAATTCCAGTTTGGTAACAATATCTTGCAA GAGATTGAATTAAATAAACAACACTGGAGCTCTTTATTTGAACAATATATGTTCTTCGAGGCATATAAAAACTACCTGCAGGTTGATATAGTAGCAGCAGATGCAGAGGATTTATTGGCTTGGAAGGGTTGGGTTGAGTCACGGTTCAGACAGCTGACCTTAAAG ATAGAAAGAGATACAAACGGAATGTTAATGTGCCATCCCCAACCAAATGAGTATGTCGACGCGTCTAGGGAGTTTCTGCACTGTGCCTTTTTCATGGGCTTGCAAAGGGCAGAGGGAGTTGGTGGTCAAGAGTGTCAGCAGTTTGATATCCGTGGAACGGTCGAGGAGTTCAGACAAGAAGTAAACATGTATATGTTCTGGAAGCCTGGGATGGATGTGTATGTTTCTCATGTTCGTAGACGGCAGCTTCCATCTTTTGTTTTCCCAGTTGGATACAGAAGGCCACGGCCTTCTAGGCACCAGAATCAACCGGGTGGAAGAACTGGTGAAGATGGTACAGTTTCCAATTCTGTGGTGGAGAGGCATGTGAAGAGAAAGAACGATAATGAAATGATGGATGCTCGGCCAGAGAAACCTGAGAAGCGTGCATCTCTTAGTCCACACAGTTTAGACATTGTTTCTCCTGACAATAGTGCTATCACTACTGGTTGTACCCCTCCTTTATGCAACCTTAGAAGGTCACCTGGTGAGGGAATTGAGGCTGCAAATTTGAACACTGATAGTCCTGAACTCGCAAACCTTGCTCGAGATGAGTGTAACTCTGGCAGCGAGCAAGCTCTGGAAGTAGATAGTATGGCTCTTGTTCAGGAATGCTCTGATCCAGCTGAGGCTTTTGGAAAGTGTGTGACACCTGATTCTAGTGATGTGATAGGTCAGGAAGAAAACTTAGATCGTGATTTGAAGTCTGGATCGATCAGTGTTGCCGATGAAGTTGAGAGGGAATCGAAGTCGTGTGGTGGTACGCGGATAACTGGGGAAATTGCGGAGAGTGTTCAGCTGGGTAGATCTTGCGGGCAGAACCGTGATTACGAG GAATTCGAGTTTGCTGCTACGAAGCCAGATCCTTTTGTGGGAAAGGGAAACTTGTACTCTCAAAGTGGCATACCTGAAGATCTTCAG TCAAACTCTTTGGTCAGCGGGATGGAGAAGGCAGAAGACGGAGCTAG CAGCAACAGGTTGAGCTTAAAGTCCACTGTGTGA
- the LOC106306184 gene encoding nuclear poly(A) polymerase 4 isoform X2, translating into MMVGTQSVNSPKSYGITKPLSLAGPSAADFKRNLELEKFLVDEGLYESEEDTMRREEVLGRIDQIVKHWVKQLTQQRGYTDQMVEDANAVIFTFGSYRLGVHGPGADIDTLCVGPSYVNREEDFFMFLHDMLAEMEEVTELQPVPDAHVPVMKFKFQGISIDLLYASISRLVVPQDLDISNSSVLCDVDEPTVRSLNGCRVADQILKLVPNFEHFRTTLRCLKYWAKRRGVYSNVTGFLGGVNWALLVARVCQLYPNAIPSMLVSRFFRVYTQWRWPNPVMLCAIEEDELGFPVWDPRKNHRDRYHLMPIITPAYPCMNSSYNVSQSTLRVMTEQFQFGNNILQEIELNKQHWSSLFEQYMFFEAYKNYLQVDIVAADAEDLLAWKGWVESRFRQLTLKIERDTNGMLMCHPQPNEYVDASREFLHCAFFMGLQRAEGVGGQECQQFDIRGTVEEFRQEVNMYMFWKPGMDVYVSHVRRRQLPSFVFPVGYRRPRPSRHQNQPGGRTGEDGTVSNSVVERHVKRKNDNEMMDARPEKPEKRASLSPHSLDIVSPDNSAITTGCTPPLCNLRRSPGEGIEAANLNTDSPELANLARDECNSGSEQALEVDSMALVQECSDPAEAFGKCVTPDSSDVIGQEENLDRDLKSGSISVADEVERESKSCGGTRITGEIAESVQLGRSCGQNRDYEEFEFAATKPDPFVGKGNLYSQSGIPEDLQSNSLVSGMEKAEDGARSDSLQKSQIRLLT; encoded by the exons ATGATGGTGGGTACTCAATCGGTGAATTCCCCTAAGAGCTATGGAATCACGAAGCCTCTCTCGCTTGCTGGCCCTTCCGCTGCTGATTTCAAGCGTAACCTCGAGCTCGAGAAG TTCTTGGTTGACGAGGGACTTTATGAGAGCGAGGAGGATACTATGCGGAGAGAGGAAGTTCTCGGGCGCATTGATCAG ATTGTGAAGCACTGGGTGAAGCAGTTAACCCAGCAGAGAGGCTATACGGACCAAATGGTGGAGGATGCAAATGCTGTTATTTTCACCTTTGGTTCTTACCGACTTGGA GTACATGGGCCTGGGGCTGACATTGACACTTTGTGTGTTGGGCCATCTTATGTTAACCGGGAG GAGGATTTCTTTATGTTCTTGCATGATATGTTGGCTGAAATGGAAGAAGTGACTGAACTTCAACCTGTTCCCGACGCTCATGTTCCGGTCATGAAATTTAAGTTTCAAGGAATATCGATTGATCTGCTCTACGCTAGCATATCTCGTTTAGTTGTGCCACAG GATCTCGATATATCCAACTCTTCTGTGCTTTGTGATGTTGATGAGCCAACCGTCAGGAGTCTTAATGGTTGTAGAGTTGCTGATCAGATTCTTAAACTCGTTCCAAATTTTGAG CACTTTCGGACAACATTAAGATGCCTGAAGTACTGGGCTAAGAGGCGTGGAGTCTATTCGAAT GTGACTGGATTTCTGGGCGGTGTAAACTGGGCACTTTTGGTAGCTCGTGTGTGCCAGCTCTATCCAAATGCAATTCCTAGTATGCTTGTTTCTCGGTTTTTCAGAGTATATACTCAGTGGCGTTGGCCAAACCCGGTTATGCTTTGTGCTATTGAAGAGGATGAGCTTGGATTTCCTGTTTGGGACCCTCGCAAGAACCATCGCGATCGCTATCACCTTATGCCAATAATCACTCCAGCTTACCCATGCATGAATTCTAGTTACAATGTCTCTCAAAGCACTCTTCGCGTTATGACAGAGCAATTCCAGTTTGGTAACAATATCTTGCAA GAGATTGAATTAAATAAACAACACTGGAGCTCTTTATTTGAACAATATATGTTCTTCGAGGCATATAAAAACTACCTGCAGGTTGATATAGTAGCAGCAGATGCAGAGGATTTATTGGCTTGGAAGGGTTGGGTTGAGTCACGGTTCAGACAGCTGACCTTAAAG ATAGAAAGAGATACAAACGGAATGTTAATGTGCCATCCCCAACCAAATGAGTATGTCGACGCGTCTAGGGAGTTTCTGCACTGTGCCTTTTTCATGGGCTTGCAAAGGGCAGAGGGAGTTGGTGGTCAAGAGTGTCAGCAGTTTGATATCCGTGGAACGGTCGAGGAGTTCAGACAAGAAGTAAACATGTATATGTTCTGGAAGCCTGGGATGGATGTGTATGTTTCTCATGTTCGTAGACGGCAGCTTCCATCTTTTGTTTTCCCAGTTGGATACAGAAGGCCACGGCCTTCTAGGCACCAGAATCAACCGGGTGGAAGAACTGGTGAAGATGGTACAGTTTCCAATTCTGTGGTGGAGAGGCATGTGAAGAGAAAGAACGATAATGAAATGATGGATGCTCGGCCAGAGAAACCTGAGAAGCGTGCATCTCTTAGTCCACACAGTTTAGACATTGTTTCTCCTGACAATAGTGCTATCACTACTGGTTGTACCCCTCCTTTATGCAACCTTAGAAGGTCACCTGGTGAGGGAATTGAGGCTGCAAATTTGAACACTGATAGTCCTGAACTCGCAAACCTTGCTCGAGATGAGTGTAACTCTGGCAGCGAGCAAGCTCTGGAAGTAGATAGTATGGCTCTTGTTCAGGAATGCTCTGATCCAGCTGAGGCTTTTGGAAAGTGTGTGACACCTGATTCTAGTGATGTGATAGGTCAGGAAGAAAACTTAGATCGTGATTTGAAGTCTGGATCGATCAGTGTTGCCGATGAAGTTGAGAGGGAATCGAAGTCGTGTGGTGGTACGCGGATAACTGGGGAAATTGCGGAGAGTGTTCAGCTGGGTAGATCTTGCGGGCAGAACCGTGATTACGAG GAATTCGAGTTTGCTGCTACGAAGCCAGATCCTTTTGTGGGAAAGGGAAACTTGTACTCTCAAAGTGGCATACCTGAAGATCTTCAG TCAAACTCTTTGGTCAGCGGGATGGAGAAGGCAGAAGACGGAGCTAGGTCAGACTCTTTGCAGAAGTCACAGATAAG GCTATTGACGTGA
- the LOC106306184 gene encoding nuclear poly(A) polymerase 4 isoform X1 — translation MMVGTQSVNSPKSYGITKPLSLAGPSAADFKRNLELEKFLVDEGLYESEEDTMRREEVLGRIDQIVKHWVKQLTQQRGYTDQMVEDANAVIFTFGSYRLGVHGPGADIDTLCVGPSYVNREEDFFMFLHDMLAEMEEVTELQPVPDAHVPVMKFKFQGISIDLLYASISRLVVPQDLDISNSSVLCDVDEPTVRSLNGCRVADQILKLVPNFEHFRTTLRCLKYWAKRRGVYSNVTGFLGGVNWALLVARVCQLYPNAIPSMLVSRFFRVYTQWRWPNPVMLCAIEEDELGFPVWDPRKNHRDRYHLMPIITPAYPCMNSSYNVSQSTLRVMTEQFQFGNNILQEIELNKQHWSSLFEQYMFFEAYKNYLQVDIVAADAEDLLAWKGWVESRFRQLTLKIERDTNGMLMCHPQPNEYVDASREFLHCAFFMGLQRAEGVGGQECQQFDIRGTVEEFRQEVNMYMFWKPGMDVYVSHVRRRQLPSFVFPVGYRRPRPSRHQNQPGGRTGEDGTVSNSVVERHVKRKNDNEMMDARPEKPEKRASLSPHSLDIVSPDNSAITTGCTPPLCNLRRSPGEGIEAANLNTDSPELANLARDECNSGSEQALEVDSMALVQECSDPAEAFGKCVTPDSSDVIGQEENLDRDLKSGSISVADEVERESKSCGGTRITGEIAESVQLGRSCGQNRDYEEFEFAATKPDPFVGKGNLYSQSGIPEDLQSNSLVSGMEKAEDGARSDSLQKSQIRQNHDVFILLFFFVSWCLYSSNRLSLKSTV, via the exons ATGATGGTGGGTACTCAATCGGTGAATTCCCCTAAGAGCTATGGAATCACGAAGCCTCTCTCGCTTGCTGGCCCTTCCGCTGCTGATTTCAAGCGTAACCTCGAGCTCGAGAAG TTCTTGGTTGACGAGGGACTTTATGAGAGCGAGGAGGATACTATGCGGAGAGAGGAAGTTCTCGGGCGCATTGATCAG ATTGTGAAGCACTGGGTGAAGCAGTTAACCCAGCAGAGAGGCTATACGGACCAAATGGTGGAGGATGCAAATGCTGTTATTTTCACCTTTGGTTCTTACCGACTTGGA GTACATGGGCCTGGGGCTGACATTGACACTTTGTGTGTTGGGCCATCTTATGTTAACCGGGAG GAGGATTTCTTTATGTTCTTGCATGATATGTTGGCTGAAATGGAAGAAGTGACTGAACTTCAACCTGTTCCCGACGCTCATGTTCCGGTCATGAAATTTAAGTTTCAAGGAATATCGATTGATCTGCTCTACGCTAGCATATCTCGTTTAGTTGTGCCACAG GATCTCGATATATCCAACTCTTCTGTGCTTTGTGATGTTGATGAGCCAACCGTCAGGAGTCTTAATGGTTGTAGAGTTGCTGATCAGATTCTTAAACTCGTTCCAAATTTTGAG CACTTTCGGACAACATTAAGATGCCTGAAGTACTGGGCTAAGAGGCGTGGAGTCTATTCGAAT GTGACTGGATTTCTGGGCGGTGTAAACTGGGCACTTTTGGTAGCTCGTGTGTGCCAGCTCTATCCAAATGCAATTCCTAGTATGCTTGTTTCTCGGTTTTTCAGAGTATATACTCAGTGGCGTTGGCCAAACCCGGTTATGCTTTGTGCTATTGAAGAGGATGAGCTTGGATTTCCTGTTTGGGACCCTCGCAAGAACCATCGCGATCGCTATCACCTTATGCCAATAATCACTCCAGCTTACCCATGCATGAATTCTAGTTACAATGTCTCTCAAAGCACTCTTCGCGTTATGACAGAGCAATTCCAGTTTGGTAACAATATCTTGCAA GAGATTGAATTAAATAAACAACACTGGAGCTCTTTATTTGAACAATATATGTTCTTCGAGGCATATAAAAACTACCTGCAGGTTGATATAGTAGCAGCAGATGCAGAGGATTTATTGGCTTGGAAGGGTTGGGTTGAGTCACGGTTCAGACAGCTGACCTTAAAG ATAGAAAGAGATACAAACGGAATGTTAATGTGCCATCCCCAACCAAATGAGTATGTCGACGCGTCTAGGGAGTTTCTGCACTGTGCCTTTTTCATGGGCTTGCAAAGGGCAGAGGGAGTTGGTGGTCAAGAGTGTCAGCAGTTTGATATCCGTGGAACGGTCGAGGAGTTCAGACAAGAAGTAAACATGTATATGTTCTGGAAGCCTGGGATGGATGTGTATGTTTCTCATGTTCGTAGACGGCAGCTTCCATCTTTTGTTTTCCCAGTTGGATACAGAAGGCCACGGCCTTCTAGGCACCAGAATCAACCGGGTGGAAGAACTGGTGAAGATGGTACAGTTTCCAATTCTGTGGTGGAGAGGCATGTGAAGAGAAAGAACGATAATGAAATGATGGATGCTCGGCCAGAGAAACCTGAGAAGCGTGCATCTCTTAGTCCACACAGTTTAGACATTGTTTCTCCTGACAATAGTGCTATCACTACTGGTTGTACCCCTCCTTTATGCAACCTTAGAAGGTCACCTGGTGAGGGAATTGAGGCTGCAAATTTGAACACTGATAGTCCTGAACTCGCAAACCTTGCTCGAGATGAGTGTAACTCTGGCAGCGAGCAAGCTCTGGAAGTAGATAGTATGGCTCTTGTTCAGGAATGCTCTGATCCAGCTGAGGCTTTTGGAAAGTGTGTGACACCTGATTCTAGTGATGTGATAGGTCAGGAAGAAAACTTAGATCGTGATTTGAAGTCTGGATCGATCAGTGTTGCCGATGAAGTTGAGAGGGAATCGAAGTCGTGTGGTGGTACGCGGATAACTGGGGAAATTGCGGAGAGTGTTCAGCTGGGTAGATCTTGCGGGCAGAACCGTGATTACGAG GAATTCGAGTTTGCTGCTACGAAGCCAGATCCTTTTGTGGGAAAGGGAAACTTGTACTCTCAAAGTGGCATACCTGAAGATCTTCAG TCAAACTCTTTGGTCAGCGGGATGGAGAAGGCAGAAGACGGAGCTAGGTCAGACTCTTTGCAGAAGTCACAGATAAGGCAAAATCATGATGTCTTTATATTATTGTTTTTTTTTGTTTCGTGGTGCTTATATAGCAGCAACAGGTTGAGCTTAAAGTCCACTGTGTGA